GTTATTAACCTTACATCCGCACGTGAAACTTTGGTCTATGACGGATGAACTGAACAAACAGAATATGACCTTTGGCGGCAGCACACAGCTTCCTTTTGTCGCTTTCTTACGGGTAGACGGTGTTATGTTTCATTTCATGGGTAGCAAAGAACTGCCGATGCAAGCTATCGCTCCGATGGCGCTTGACCATGAAAAGTGGGAAGGAAAGTTCACTTCATTAGTACCTGATGAAGGATGGGAGCAACCGGATTTTGATGACAAGTACTGGCAATTGTCAGAAGGAGCATTTGGTACACCTGGCATGTGGGAAGCAAGAACACGATGGACTTCTTCTAATATTTGGGTACGAAGAGAGGTTGAAGTTGATCCGTATCTTCTGGAGCATAAAAAGATTTATTTGCGCTATTCTCATGATGATGTATTTCAATTGTACATCAATGGGAAGCAATTGGTGAATACCGGATATGACTGGGGAGCAAACTTTAAGGTGGAAGTCCCGGACTCAATTCTGCAAACAATGAAAAGTGGAAAAGCGTTGATTGCCGCTCATTGTGAGAATCGTATGGGAGGAGGATTGGTAGACTTCGGACTCTTTGCCGAGGAACCGACTATGCCAGTTGAAAAGATTGCGCCCATCTCTTATGAAAAAGAGTGGACGGGAAGATATACCATGGAGCAACCTCAGGAAAATTGGGAAGCTAAGGAGTTTGACGATACAACATGGACAGAAGGACAGGCGGCCTTCGGCACGGATGATCAGCGAAATGTGCATACTCCCTGGTTTTCACCTGATATATGGGTGAGACGCGAAATGATATTCGACCCGGCGTTGGTGAAAAACAAGCAACTGTATTTACGCTATTCACATGATGATGTGTTCCAATTGTATGTGAATGGCATGCAACTGGTCAGTACGGGATATGAGTGGAAAAGTGATCTCAGAGTAAATATCCCGGATTCTATTGCAGAAACTATGAAAGATGGAAAAACTGTGATTGCCGCTCATTGCGAGAATCGTATGGGAGGTGCATTAGTTGATTTCGGGCTATATGCAGAATTGAAGGAAGCTAAACAAACATCTGTTGATGTGCAAGCAACCCAGACACATTATACCTTCGAATGTGGAGATGTAGAACTGAAACTTACCTTTACCGCTCCTTATCTGTTGGATGATTTGAAGACACTTGCCCGCCCGGTCAATTATATCTCTTATCAAGCTAAAGCATTGGATGGCAAAGAGCATGATGTGGCTGTTTATTTTGAAATAGACCCGCACAAGGCATTTCGTGCCGGACAATCTACACAAATGTATGAAAAGGATGGTCTGGCTCTGATGAAGACCGGACAGGAAAATCAAAAATTATGGGTGGATAAAGAGAAAGGGGAACGGTCATGGGGATATTTCTATCTGGGAACAAAGGATGACGTGACCTGTGCACAGGGGGATGCAGCTGAAATGAGGGCATACTTTATGAAAGAGGGAGATCTGAAACAAATGAGAAAGTCTGCCGAGAAACGCTATGCTGCATTTGCACAGAAGCTGGATGTGGACAGCGATTTCCCGCAACATCTCACTGCCGCCTTTGACGGACTGTATACAATGGCTTATTTCGGCGAGGACCTAAGACCTTATTGGAATAAAGACGGGAAAACAAGCATAGAAGATTTGTATGCAGAAGCAGAGAAGGATTATAAAGAAGTGATGGCAAAATGTTATGCTTTTGACCGTCAATTGATGGCGGATGCTTACCTTGCCGGAGGAAAAGAATATGCTGAACTCTGTGCTTTGGCTTATCGTCAGTCCGTATCCGCTTTCCAAATGTCTGAAGATTCGGATGGAGAATTGCTTTATTTTACTCCGCAGGTAGGTCCGGTGGATGAATATTATCCGGCTTCACCGCTATATCTTCGCTACAATCCCGATTTGGTAAAAGCGATGCTTAATCCATTTTTCTACTACAGCGAAAGCGGGAAATGGGGAAAGCCATTTCCTCCGCATGATTTAGGAGGATATCCTATCGTAAACGGGCAGACGATAGGTGGTGATATGCCTGTAGAAGAAGCAGGAAACGGATTGATAATGACTGCTGCTATTGCTAAAATGGAAAAGAATGCTTCGTATGCAGAAAAGCATTGGAAGACATTGACCCAATGGGCTGAGTATTTATTGGAAAACGGAACGGATACCGGTGATCAGATTATTACAGATAATTTTGCAGGAGACTGTCCTCATCATGCTAATTTATCCGCCAAAGGTATTCTGGGTATTGCAGCATATGCACGTCTGGCAGAAATGCTGAATAAGAAAGAAGAAGCAAAGAAGTATATGAACGCTGCCAGTGAGATGGCTAAAGAATGGGAAATGGCTGCTTATGCGGGTGATCATTACCGACTGGCTTTTGACCAGCCGGATAGTTGGGGGATGAAGTATAATCTGGTGTGGGACAGGCTGCTTGGCTTGAATCTTTTCCCGGAGAGAGTCATTCAGAAAGAGACGGATTTCTATCTTGCTAAGATGAATGAGTTTGGATGTCCGTTGGATAGCAGGCATAGTTATACGAAAGCGGATTGGACAGTATGGACTGCTTCATTGAGTGATGACCGTATGCAATTCCGTAAACTTATGTTGCCGCTTTATAAGTTTATGAATGAGACTACAGATCGCACACCAATGGCTGATTTGATAAATACGGATAAGGCAACTATAGTCGGATTTGCCGGGCGTTCGGTAGTAGGGGCATATTTTATCAGGTTGTTGGAATAAGAATATGTAAAAATAAAGAAGAAAATGTTTCTGTAACGTATATAATAAGATTCTAACTATGATTTTACCAGCGTTTATTGAGATAGTTTATATTCTGATTCTATTGGTCGGAATATTAATGGTGATGAAAACTCCTCGAATGTCTACAGCATATAGATTCATTTGGTTTTTTATAGTCTTGTCACTTAATCTATTAGGATTGATTGTTTTCTTGATTTGGAATAGATTCTTTAAACTCAAACAATAAAAGGATAAGGCTTATTGGAATGATTCGAGAATTGGAAACTGCTTTTTATAGGACGTTTGATGTAAGTCGTAGACTTGCAATATTTAATGGAAATAGTAAGTCTTCAGAGGTAGATTTATCTCTGAAGACAAAAGGATGGTGTATTGTATTGTTTCTTTTGGGGGGTATATTTATAAATTATTTTATATTGCCTTATGTAAGAACTTGCCGTTATATTGATTTCGGAATATTAGGAGGTTTTACAACCTCTATATTATTGAGTTCTATTTTTTATATTGTTTTGATTAGTCTGTTCATAAAGAAGAGACTGATTTCAATTCCATGGATTTTGTTTGTTTGGGGAACAATAGTGCTATTCATACGGCAAACTATGATTATAATGCTATCTACAAAATAGTGTATGATATTTATTCTTCTGTCATTCTTCGTGATACCGTGCAGAGGCATAGCATTCGTAACATAGAAATGCTTGAAAGAGTGGTGAAGTTTGTTTTTGATAATATTGGGAATAAACTAAATGCGAAAAATATTGCCGACTATTTCAAAAGTCAGCAACGGAAAGTAGATATTAATACGATTTATAATTATCTCAATGCTTTAGATAGCGCTTTTGTCATTCAACGTATACCACGTTATGACATCAAGGGTAAAGAGATTCTGCAAACCAATGAAAAGTATTTTGTAAGTGAACTTTCGCTCATCTATTCTGTGATGGGATATCGGGACCGCTTAATAGGGGGAATGCTTGAAAATTTAGTTTGCATGGAGTTGAGACGCCGCGGATACGAAGTATATGTAGGTAAACAGGATGAAAAAGAAGTTGATTTTGTAGCCATTAGGCGTGAAGAGAAAATATATGTGCAGGTTACTTATCAACTGGCATCACAAGCAACCATCGATCGTGAATTTGCTCCTTTACTGGCAATTGATGATCATTATCCTAAATATGTGGTTAGTATGGATGATCTATGGCAAGATAATATTGAAGGGGTTAAGCATCGGCATATAGCCGATTTTCTACTTGATGAGTGGTAAAGACGGACTAAAGCTTTAGTCCGTCCAATAACTCTAAATAAAGTCCGATAGCTTCTTCTATTTCTTTTGACATGATATATTCCTCTGCCGTATGTGAACGTGAAGAGCGTCCCGGTCCAATTTTCACCGATGGGAAGGACATTAGTGCCTGGTCGGACAATGTTGGAGAACCAAAAGGAACGCAGCCTAACTTCGTTGCTTCTTGCACAAATGGGTGTTTCTCGTCAATTCGTGAAGAATTGAGACGGAATGAGCGAGCTTGTGCGTCACAGGAAATATGCTTTTTGATTTCAGCAAACAGTTCTTCATTCGTGTAAAGCTCGTTACTCCGGACATCGACGGTGAAAGTACATTTATCGGGAATCACATTGTGTTGTGTACCGGCATTGATGACAGTGACACTCATCTTTACGGGACCCAACAAAGGTGATTCTTTCTCGAAACGATAGTCACGGAACCAAGCTATGTCATCCAATACCTTATAAATTGCATTGTCTCCTTCGTTACGTGCTGCGTGTCCTGCTTTACCTGTTGCGGTCACATCCAATACCATTAATCCCTTTTCGGCAATGGCAGGTTGCATTTCTGTAGGTTCGCCTACGATAGCGAATGAAACAGGAGGAAGTCCCGGCAATATACTCTCAATTCCGTCCTTGCCTGAAACCTCTTCTTCGCACGAAGCAAGGTAAATCAGATTATACTTCTGCGAAGTACGACATAGTTGCAGGAACACCTGTAATAACGAAACAACGCTGGCACCGGCATCGTTGCTTCCTAATCCATACAACTTACCGTTTTCTTCGCGTGGAGTGAACGGATCTTTCCGCCAACCGTTAACAGGTTTCACTGTGTCTATGTGGGAGTTGAGTAAAATAGTCGGCTTCTTCAGATCAAACATCGGACTAAAGCACCACACATTATTTCCTTTACGTCCCGTCTGCATACCTGCCATTTCAATATAGTTTTGCAGGAAATCTGCAGCCTGGGTTTCTTCCCGGCTGATTGAAGGAATACTAATCAGTGATTTAAGCAGGCTTACAGCCTCTGTTGTCATATACGGAATATCATATTTCATAGTGCAAATCTTTTATCTATATCTTAATCTTTGCACAAAGATAGGCGTTTTGAACAATTGTTTCAAATAAAACCAATACCTTTGCACCATATTTACTAATACAAAGAGTATGACTTATCATCATTTATCTGTCTTAGTCCATCGTCAGGCTGAAAAATATGGCAACAAGGTAGCTCTGAGATATCGCGACTATGAGACGGCACAATGGATTCCGATTACCTGGAATCAATTCTCCGGAACGGTGAGACAGGCAGCCAACGCACTTGTGGCACTAGGAGTAGAGGAACAAGAAAATATCGGAATCTTTTCGCAGAATAAACCTGAATGGTTTTATGTAGACTTTGGCGCGTTTGCCAATCGGGCTGTTACTATTCCGTTCTATGCAACCAGCTCTCCGGCACAAGCGCAATATATTATCAATGATGCACAAATACGTTATCTTTTTGTAGGTGAGCAATTCCAGTATGATGCTGCTTTCAGTATCTTCGGTTTTTGTACTTCCCTGCAACAGCTGATTATCTTTGACCGTTCGGTGGTGAAGGATCCTCGTGATGTATCCTCTATCTATTTTGACGAGTTTATGGCGTTGGGAGAGGGGCTGCCTCATAATAATACGGTAGAAGAGCGTACCGAACGGGCTTCATACGATGACTTGGCAAACATTCTCTATACATCCGGCACAACGGGTGAACCGAAGGGCGTCATGCTTCATCATTCCTGCTATTTGGAACAGTTTCATACACACGATGACCGTTTGACAACGATGTCGGATAAGGATGTGTCTATGAACTTCCTCCCCTTGACACACGTGTTTGAGAAAGCATGGTGTTATCTCTGTATTCATAAAGGAGTGCAGATTTGTATCAATCTCCGTCCGGCGGATATTCAGACAACGATTAAGGAAATTCGCCCGACGCTGATGTGTAGTGTTCCCCGTTTTTGGGAGAAAGTGTATGCAGGCGTACAGGAGAAAATAAACGAAACAACAGGGTTGAAGAAAACACTGATGCTGGATGCTATCCGGGTAGGTAAAATCCATAATCTGGACTATCTGCGTTTGGGTAAGACTCCTCCGGTGATGAATCAACTGAAATATAAATTCTACGAAAAGACCATCTACTCTTTACTGAAAAAAACAATTGGTATTGAGAACGGTAACTTTTTCCCGACTGCCGGTGCTGCCGTACCTGATGAAATCAATGAATTCGTCCATTCGGTAGGAATCAATATGGTGGTAGGATATGGGTTGACAGAATCTACGGCTACTGTATCCTGTACGTTGCCCGTAGGCTATGATATCGGTTCGGTAGGTGTCGTATTACCCGGAATTGAAGTGAAGATAGGTGAGGATAATGAAATCCTGCTTCGCGGTAAGACTATAACAAAAGGATATTATAAGAAAGCGGAAGCTACAGCTGCCGCCATTGATTCCGATGGATGGTTTCACACGGGGGATGCGGGCTATTTCGAGAATGGTCAGCTTTTCCTGACGGAACGTATCAAGGATTTGTTCAAAACATCGAATGGCAAGTATATTGCTCCGCAGGCTTTGGAAACGAAACTGGTCATCGACCGGTATATCGACCAGATTGCTATTATTGCCGATCAGCGTAAGTTTGTCTCCGCTCTGATTGTTCCTGTATATGGATACGTAAAAGAGTATGCAAAGGAGAAAGGCATCGAATACAAAGATATGGCTGATTTGTTGCAGCATCCTAAGATTGTAGGTTTGTTCCGTGCGCGGATAGAGACCTTGCAACAGCAGTTTGCGCATTACGAGCAAATCAAACGTTTCACTTTGCTTCCTGAACCATTCAGCATGGAACGTGGGGAACTGACTAATACGTTGAAGTTGAAACGTTCGGTTGTTGCCCGCAATTATAATGAACTTATTGAAAAGATGTATCAGGAAAGCGAAGCAGGTGGGAAGTAAATGTTTACCCGGCAAGATACATCTCTCTATATATGGTTTGAGACTGTATTAATAAAGGTAAGGATTGATGAACAAAGTAATTGTATTTCTCTTGTTGTATATTGCATGTGCTGAGGTGATGGCAGTGGCTCAGAACGCAGCCGATTAGGCAAAAATATACTTCCGGCTCGGACACAGCCGCTTTGAACCGGAGGTGGCGGACATTAGTTTCGAGTGGTCTGTGGACGACCATCCCGGAGCACCCTCTCCCGAGGGAATCACCGTGCTGGTGTACGATGAGTCGGGGCGACCCACCGAAGTCTTTCTTTCTCCTTCCGGGGGCAGTGTGAACTTCGGAGAGGGCGGTGTTCATTCCATGTTGCTCTACAACAACGATACGGAGAGCGTTATTATTTCGGGTGAATCGCACGGACCGTTAACAGCTGACCATCTCAACTGTTAACAGTTGTCATCTCAGGTATTAACGGTTATCAATTCAAGTATTAATACCTGTCATCTCAAATATTAACCACTGGTATGACAAGTATTGGGAACTGTTGTATCAAGCATTGGAAACTATCGTTTCAAGCATTGGGAACTGTTGTGTCAGGTAATGGAAACCACCGTGCCAAGTAATGGGGATAATCCCTTCTTTAAGAGAATAAAACCGATATGTAGGAGAAAGGTGAAGATTGCATGCAATCATCAAAAGAAAAACCGGGGAAGGAACACTTGGTTCCTTCCCCGGTTTGTTAGGGAATTTATTTGTCTAAAAGACGTTTGATATTAGCTACCAAAATTGAAATCTCCTCCTGTAGATTCCGTCCACTCTTCGAGACCATTAGAAGCATCTACGCTAAATTCGATTTTTTCTACTCCGGCAGCACTTCCGTTTACAGTTATATTATAAGTATAAGATGTGCCAAGTGCCCATGCAGGTTGGATATTACCTCTAACATAGTCGGTTTTTATTATGTCTTCGCCTTGTTTCACTTCAATTTTGAAATTCAAATAAACATCGGCTGACGCGTATGTTACAGGAAGAACAAATCCGGTTCCTGTAGTCAGTTCTTTGGCAGCTACTGCTTCGCCACCTTCCGAACCGGCAGGTTTTGCAGCTTGGATAGTGTTGTCTGAGCCTTCTATAGAAAGCGGAACTTTAGTCCATTTGTTTGTATCTGCATCTTTGGATACCGCTACTCCATTGAATACGGTGTGATAGTCTGATGCGTCTTTGGGAGTGTAACCACCATAAACAAAGAATTTATTGAAATTCCTCATGGTTAGAGCACGTGTGCTGTTGCTGACATGAGAATTAAAACCGATTATTGCACCTGATGCTTCGTTTTCTTCAATCACATCCGTGTTGGTGCAGGCGGCAAATGCTAAAGCTACTGCCACATAAAAAGAAACTTCTTTTTAACATACTGTAAATAAAATGATTTAACTTTGACGTTTAAAAACGGCACAAAATCAATAATTAGATTCAAGAGGTTGTACTTCTTCTATAGTTAAATTAGTGTGTGTTTAACACTTTTTTTACTACGCTGCATGCGGATGTTCACTTAAGAAATGGATTCCATTCGCTTTCTCATTTTTAATCCGTATCTTTGTGCCCGTTGAGATAAGTGTCGGCGATAGGCGCCTGCTCGTCGGTTCGACATCATTTTATAACTAATAATAAACGTAAATCACAATGATTACTATTGAACAACTTAAAGACGTGAAAGAGCGCACTGATGCGCTGAGGAGGTATCTTTGACATCGACGGGAAGAAAATTCAAGTCGAAGAAGAACAACTGAGAACACAAGCTCCGGGATTTTGGGATGACCAAAAGAAGGCCGAAGCTCAAATGAAATTGGTGAAAGACCTGCAAAAGTGGATTGAAGGCTACAACGAACTCAAGACACTGGCAGATGAACTTGAACTGGCATTTGATTTCTATAAAGAAGAACTGGTGACCGAGGAAGATGTGGACACTGCTTACACCAAAGCCAGTGAAGCGGTAGAGGCACTCGAACTCAAAAATATGCTTCGTGACGAAGCCGACCAGATGGATTGTGTGTTGAAAATCAATTCAGGTGCCGGTGGTACGGAAAGCCAGGACTGGGCTTCCATGCTGATGCGTATGTATCTGCGTTATGCCGAGACGAACGGTTATAAGGCTACCATTGCCAACCTTCAGGAAGGTGACGAAGCCGGAATCAAAACCTGTACTATCAATATTGAAGGTGGTTTTGCATACGGTTATTTGAAGGGCGAGAACGGTGTGCACCGCTTGGTTCGTGTTTCTCCATACAATGCACAAGGTAAACGGATGACTTCCTTTGCTTCCGTGTTCGTTACTCCGCTGGTAGATGACAGTATTGAAGTGAACATTGAACCTGCACGTATCTCTTGGGATACCTTCCGAAGCGGTGGTGCCGGTGGACAGAATGTAAATAAGGTAGAATCCGGTGTCCGTTTGCGTTATCAATACAAAGATCCTTATACTGGCGAGGAAGAAGAAATCCTGATTGAAAACACCGAAACCCGTGACCAGCCGAAGAACCGTGAGAATGCAATGCGTCAACTACGTTCCATCTTGTATGATAAGGAATTGCAGCACCGTATGGCAGAACAGGCGAAGGTGGAAGCCGGTAAGAAGAAGATCGAGTGGGGTTCACAGATCCGTAGCTACGTATTTGACGACCGTCGCGTGAAGGATCACCGTACCAACTATCAGACTTCGGATGTGAACGGTGTGATGGATGGCAAAATAGATGGCTTTATCAAAGCCTATCTGATGGAGTTTTCTTCACAAGAATCATAAAAAATAAAATTAGCAAGAGTTATTTTTGGAAAGTTAAAAGATTTGTTCTTACTTTGTTAGCGTTGAACTTAAAAGCTAACTATTATGAGTAAGGGGAAGAAAAAAGTAGCGATTACCAAAAAGGAAGAAGAACAAGCTCAAAAGGTGGTCAAAATAGTGTTCGTCTCATTAATTATTTTGGCATTGGTTATGCTGATTGCATTTTCCTTTTTCGGCTGATAAGTTCACCACAAACTACACGGTCAACCCAGACTGTTTGGCTATTGATAGAATGAATATCAAATTCAATCTGTGTTAATCTGCGTAATCTGTGGTGAACTCTTTGTTTTGTAATGCGTTTTTTAATTTTTAATTTATCTTTGTGCCATGGCACAGGAAATAGAACGTAAATTTTTAGTTATCGGTGAATTCAAGTCTTCGGCTTTTGCGCAAAGTCGCATTGTGCAGGGGTATATCAGTAGTGCTCGCGGGCGTACTGTCCGGGTTCGTATTCGGGATGATAAAGGGTATCTGACGATAAAGGGAGCTTCCAATACTTCCGGTACCAGTCGTTATGAATGGGAAAAGGAGCTGCCCTTGTCAGAAGCAGAAGAATTGATGAGGCTTTGCGAACCGGGGATCATTGACAAGACCCGTTATTTGGTACGTAGTGGCAAACATGTATTTGAAGTCGATGAGTTTTATGGCGAGAATGAAGGACTTATTGTGGCAGAAGTAGAGCTGGCATCGGAAGATGAGGCTTTTGTAAAACCCGACTTTATCGGTGAGGAGGTCACGGGCGACATACGATACTACAACTCACAGCTAATGAAAAAACCGTATAAAACGTGGTGAGCCTTAACAAATAAACCGTATATTTGTTCTTATATAAAAAAAGAGAGCAGTGTATGGAACAGTTATATAGCTATGTGCCGCGTGAATTGGTTACTTTTGTTTTAGTAACTTTGTTTTCTTTATTAATCGGACTTTCGCAACGTCGAATCAGTCTGAAGCGTGAGGGTGAAACTACTCTTTTCGGAACCGACCGCACTTTTACTTTTATTGGTATACTGGGTTACTTGCTTTATATCTTAGACCCTACAGATATGCGTCTGTTTATGGGAGGTGGAGCGGTGCTCGGTTTATTGCTGGGCTTGAACTATTACGTCAAACAGTCTCAATTTCATGTCTTTGGTGTAACGACCATTATTATTGCACTGATTACTTATTGTCTGGCTCCTATTGTGTCTACCCAGCCTTCTTGGTTTTATGTGATGGTGATTGTGACGGTGCTTTTATTGACGGAGCTTAAACACACCTTTACGGAGTTTGCCCAGCGGATGAAGAACGATGAGATGATTACGCTGGCAAAGTTCTTGGCTATCAGTGGTATCATATTACCGATGCTTCCGCATAAGAACCTGATTCCGGATATTAATCTCACTCCTTATTCTATTTGGCTGGCGACGGTTGTCGTCTCCGGCATTTCCTATCTCTCTTATTTATTAAAGAGGTATGTATTCCATGAATCCGGAACGTTGGTTTCCGGTATTATTGGCGGATTATACAGCAGCACAGCTACGATCTCGGTACTTGCCCGTAAAAGCCGGAAAGCCTCTGAACAGGAAGCAACTGAATATGTTGCTGCCATGCTGCTGGCTGTCAGCATGATGTTTCTGCGCTTTATGATATTGATTTTGATCTTTAGCAGGGAGATATTTACGTCTATCTATCCTTATTTGTTGATTATGTCTGTGGTGGCTGCCGTTGTTGCGTGGTTTATCCATTCCCGTCATCGACGTTCCAAGGATGTGACCGATGAGCCGGAAGATGAGGACAGCA
The Bacteroides caecimuris DNA segment above includes these coding regions:
- a CDS encoding glutaminase family protein — protein: MRVYKTLMNKTFICLLIVVLAACKNTPYSDETIKSDLRAPAYPLLTLHPHVKLWSMTDELNKQNMTFGGSTQLPFVAFLRVDGVMFHFMGSKELPMQAIAPMALDHEKWEGKFTSLVPDEGWEQPDFDDKYWQLSEGAFGTPGMWEARTRWTSSNIWVRREVEVDPYLLEHKKIYLRYSHDDVFQLYINGKQLVNTGYDWGANFKVEVPDSILQTMKSGKALIAAHCENRMGGGLVDFGLFAEEPTMPVEKIAPISYEKEWTGRYTMEQPQENWEAKEFDDTTWTEGQAAFGTDDQRNVHTPWFSPDIWVRREMIFDPALVKNKQLYLRYSHDDVFQLYVNGMQLVSTGYEWKSDLRVNIPDSIAETMKDGKTVIAAHCENRMGGALVDFGLYAELKEAKQTSVDVQATQTHYTFECGDVELKLTFTAPYLLDDLKTLARPVNYISYQAKALDGKEHDVAVYFEIDPHKAFRAGQSTQMYEKDGLALMKTGQENQKLWVDKEKGERSWGYFYLGTKDDVTCAQGDAAEMRAYFMKEGDLKQMRKSAEKRYAAFAQKLDVDSDFPQHLTAAFDGLYTMAYFGEDLRPYWNKDGKTSIEDLYAEAEKDYKEVMAKCYAFDRQLMADAYLAGGKEYAELCALAYRQSVSAFQMSEDSDGELLYFTPQVGPVDEYYPASPLYLRYNPDLVKAMLNPFFYYSESGKWGKPFPPHDLGGYPIVNGQTIGGDMPVEEAGNGLIMTAAIAKMEKNASYAEKHWKTLTQWAEYLLENGTDTGDQIITDNFAGDCPHHANLSAKGILGIAAYARLAEMLNKKEEAKKYMNAASEMAKEWEMAAYAGDHYRLAFDQPDSWGMKYNLVWDRLLGLNLFPERVIQKETDFYLAKMNEFGCPLDSRHSYTKADWTVWTASLSDDRMQFRKLMLPLYKFMNETTDRTPMADLINTDKATIVGFAGRSVVGAYFIRLLE
- a CDS encoding M20 family metallo-hydrolase, with protein sequence MKYDIPYMTTEAVSLLKSLISIPSISREETQAADFLQNYIEMAGMQTGRKGNNVWCFSPMFDLKKPTILLNSHIDTVKPVNGWRKDPFTPREENGKLYGLGSNDAGASVVSLLQVFLQLCRTSQKYNLIYLASCEEEVSGKDGIESILPGLPPVSFAIVGEPTEMQPAIAEKGLMVLDVTATGKAGHAARNEGDNAIYKVLDDIAWFRDYRFEKESPLLGPVKMSVTVINAGTQHNVIPDKCTFTVDVRSNELYTNEELFAEIKKHISCDAQARSFRLNSSRIDEKHPFVQEATKLGCVPFGSPTLSDQALMSFPSVKIGPGRSSRSHTAEEYIMSKEIEEAIGLYLELLDGLKL
- a CDS encoding AMP-dependent synthetase/ligase, translating into MTYHHLSVLVHRQAEKYGNKVALRYRDYETAQWIPITWNQFSGTVRQAANALVALGVEEQENIGIFSQNKPEWFYVDFGAFANRAVTIPFYATSSPAQAQYIINDAQIRYLFVGEQFQYDAAFSIFGFCTSLQQLIIFDRSVVKDPRDVSSIYFDEFMALGEGLPHNNTVEERTERASYDDLANILYTSGTTGEPKGVMLHHSCYLEQFHTHDDRLTTMSDKDVSMNFLPLTHVFEKAWCYLCIHKGVQICINLRPADIQTTIKEIRPTLMCSVPRFWEKVYAGVQEKINETTGLKKTLMLDAIRVGKIHNLDYLRLGKTPPVMNQLKYKFYEKTIYSLLKKTIGIENGNFFPTAGAAVPDEINEFVHSVGINMVVGYGLTESTATVSCTLPVGYDIGSVGVVLPGIEVKIGEDNEILLRGKTITKGYYKKAEATAAAIDSDGWFHTGDAGYFENGQLFLTERIKDLFKTSNGKYIAPQALETKLVIDRYIDQIAIIADQRKFVSALIVPVYGYVKEYAKEKGIEYKDMADLLQHPKIVGLFRARIETLQQQFAHYEQIKRFTLLPEPFSMERGELTNTLKLKRSVVARNYNELIEKMYQESEAGGK
- a CDS encoding DUF5119 domain-containing protein, with protein sequence MTVLVYDESGRPTEVFLSPSGGSVNFGEGGVHSMLLYNNDTESVIISGESHGPLTADHLNC
- the prfB gene encoding peptide chain release factor 2 (programmed frameshift); translated protein: MITIEQLKDVKERTDALRRYLDIDGKKIQVEEEQLRTQAPGFWDDQKKAEAQMKLVKDLQKWIEGYNELKTLADELELAFDFYKEELVTEEDVDTAYTKASEAVEALELKNMLRDEADQMDCVLKINSGAGGTESQDWASMLMRMYLRYAETNGYKATIANLQEGDEAGIKTCTINIEGGFAYGYLKGENGVHRLVRVSPYNAQGKRMTSFASVFVTPLVDDSIEVNIEPARISWDTFRSGGAGGQNVNKVESGVRLRYQYKDPYTGEEEEILIENTETRDQPKNRENAMRQLRSILYDKELQHRMAEQAKVEAGKKKIEWGSQIRSYVFDDRRVKDHRTNYQTSDVNGVMDGKIDGFIKAYLMEFSSQES
- a CDS encoding CYTH domain-containing protein; the encoded protein is MAQEIERKFLVIGEFKSSAFAQSRIVQGYISSARGRTVRVRIRDDKGYLTIKGASNTSGTSRYEWEKELPLSEAEELMRLCEPGIIDKTRYLVRSGKHVFEVDEFYGENEGLIVAEVELASEDEAFVKPDFIGEEVTGDIRYYNSQLMKKPYKTW
- a CDS encoding MgtC/SapB family protein, whose protein sequence is MEQLYSYVPRELVTFVLVTLFSLLIGLSQRRISLKREGETTLFGTDRTFTFIGILGYLLYILDPTDMRLFMGGGAVLGLLLGLNYYVKQSQFHVFGVTTIIIALITYCLAPIVSTQPSWFYVMVIVTVLLLTELKHTFTEFAQRMKNDEMITLAKFLAISGIILPMLPHKNLIPDINLTPYSIWLATVVVSGISYLSYLLKRYVFHESGTLVSGIIGGLYSSTATISVLARKSRKASEQEATEYVAAMLLAVSMMFLRFMILILIFSREIFTSIYPYLLIMSVVAAVVAWFIHSRHRRSKDVTDEPEDEDSSNPLEFKVALIFATLFVVFTVLTHYTLVYAGTGGLNLLSFVSGFSDITPFILNLLQNIGGVAAVVITACSMQAIISNILVNMCYALFFAGKGSKLRPWILGGFGVVIACNLVLLLFFYI